The DNA region TCCGTTTGAAGTCGGTCTGGACGCGGCGCACGGCCTCCCGGACGCTCACGACCACCTGCTGCCGGACGCTGGTCAGGGAAGCCTTGGCGTTGCGCGCTTCGAGCTGGCGCTTGTTGTACTGGCTCCAGGCGGAACGATTCCCCAGCGGGTAGCTGAAGACCAGCCCCGCCCCGTAGTTGTAGAAGTCGCCGCCGAAGTTCCGCCCCAGCATGTCGGCCGTTTCTTTTCCGAGCCCGGCCAGGCCGCTGGTCCCCTGGAAGGAGAGGTTGGGCAAAAGCTGGTTCTTGGCGAACTTCACGTTGAGGTCGCTGGTCTCGATGTTCTTGCTGGCCTGCAGGACTTCGGGCCGCCGCTCGAGTGCGATGTCGAGGGCCTCTTCCAGGCTGATCGGCTCCAGCGTCCTGACCGGCTGGTCAATGGGCACCAGGTGCAGGTCCTTGCGCAGTTCCTCGTCGGACGGGTTCAGCAGCCGCCGCAGTTGGTCCTCCTGGTCGTGGATGGCTTTCTCGGCGATCAGAACCTGCTCGATGCGCGAGGCGACGGCGGCCTCGGCCTGCAACACGTCCACGATCGCCATGACGCCGGCCTTGGCCTTGGCCCGGTTGCTGGCCAGCAGCTCCTCGGCGGCCTTCAGGGCGGCTTGGGCCACCTTGAGGTTCTCGTTCACGAAGACCAGCTCCCAGAAGTTCTGCTCGACCGTGGAGATCACCGTCAGCACCCGGTCCAGGAAGACGTTCTCTTCGACCTTGGCGTTGTTTTGCGCGATGTGGATGAAGGTCTTGTTGATGTCCGTGCCGAAGTTGCGCAGCAGCGGCTGCGTCAGCGTGAAGGCCAGGCCGGACTGGTAGCCGGGGTTGAACAGGAACTGGGTCGGCCCGGCCACGAACGTACGCGAGGGATTGAAGTTCAGGTCGTAGTTGGCGCCGGTCAGCAGGTTCTGTGTGAGGTCCACGGTCATGCTGGCCTGGTTCTGGTCGAAGCTCTGCAGCTTCGTCAGGTCCGCGCCGGTCAAGCCGAAAACCGGGCGGTTCAAGGGGGCCACCTGCCGGTTATACTGGCCGTTGAGGCTCAAGGTCGGATCGAACTTGGCCTGCTCGAAGATGATGTCGGTGAGCCGGCTCTCCTTGGTCTGTCGGCTGATCGTGATGTCCAGGTTGTATTGCAGCGCCCGCAGCACCGCGTCGTTGATGGAGATGGCCTCGCGGGTCACTGCCGGCTCCGATGGCGTGGCGCTCCACGCACCGGCGGACGGGAGGGTGAGCCAGAGCAGCGCGGCAGCCGAGGTCAACAGCATTCTGTGGACGTGCTGGGTGAAGGCTGGCATGGGAATCCCCCTTGCTATGATCCAGGAATGGGAGCATACTATAAACGTTTTCCGGCACAAGGGAAATAGGACGTCGGTACAGGCGTCGGGGGTTTCTGATCGGGAGCAAAAAGCCATGAAGAAACCGGTCCTGTTCGCCGTTGCGGCTCTCCTGCTCATGGCTGCTGCGATGCCGGCTTGGGCCCAGTCTGTCTCAGGCGTGCGTGGCCTGAACGGGGGAGTGGCGCAGATGTTCGACCTCCCCGGGCCAGGCAGTCTCTATACAGACAGTCAAGGGACCCAGGGTTACATGTACACCCCCGGGCCCAGCGTCGAAACGTTCAATTTCCGGATCCCCAACGGGCCGGCTTGGAGCGGGGCGATGATGACCATGGGTCCGCAGTTGTCCGTCGGCTTGATTAGTGGAGCCAACCAGGGATTCTTTTCCTCGACGACGGGAACGACGTCCCTGTCCAGGTTTGCGACCGTCTTCCCTCCCCCTCCCAGGGAACTTCCCCCGCTCTCCCCGATCCAATCCGGAATCTTGGAAGACATCCCGTAACGATTCCAACGCGGAAGTATGAACGCTGAAGGATGAAGGGAGGAGCCCAGCCTTCGAGGTTCGTCAGTCGGCGTTTGCCAAGAGCCAGGCGAGGGCCAGGACGTAGCGCGCCGCCGTCTGCAGAATCTCCGGCTTGACCGTCTCAGCCGTGTCGCTCGGCTGATGAAAGTGAGGGTGCGGACCGCCGCTCACGACGGTCACGGTCGGAACGCCTGCCTCCTTGAACGGGACGTGGTCGCCTCCAGGAAAGAATCCGAAGAGGTCCAGCCGGTCCGAAAGGCCGGCCATCTGGCCGGCCTGTGTCGCCGTCTCCTTGGCCAGGCCCGTCACTCCCACCGTCAGCCGGCCGTTGCCGATGCCCGCATGGTCCACGTTGATCATGGCGATGGTGCCGGCGAGGGGCCGGGCCGGCCGGGCGACGTAGAGTCGTGATCCGAGCAGCCCCTGCTCCTCCCCGCTGAACGACACGAACAGGACCGAACGTTTCGGCTTCAGATCGCGAAAGGCCCGTGCCACCTCGAGCAACACGGAAGTTCCCGAGGCGTTGTCGTCCGCTCCGGGGAACAGCACGCCTCCCTGCCGGCCAAAATGATCCCGGTGCGCGCCGACGATGATGGTGTCTTGCGAGCACACGGGGTCCTGGCCGGGCTTGAGGGCCAGGAAGTTGTAGAGGATGCCCTGGACCGGGGAGGCGTCCCACGCCAGACGGGCCAGGACGCCGGTCGGCCCAGATTGGGGCACGCGCGAGCGGTTCAATTGCTCCTGTCGGTTGCGCAACGGACTGGTCCGTCCGGAGAAGAACCGCTCGGCCAGGGCGGGAGTCAGCCACGCTCCGGGCAGTGGGCGCTCGCCGTCCAGGCCGGTGTAGGAGCCCATCGGCGCGGTGCTCATGCCGCGTCGGGCTTCGTACGCGTTCATGATCGGCCCGGTGACCAGCAGGAAGGCGACGGCGCCTTTCTCCCTGGCTGTGCGCTCCTTGTCCGCGTTGGAGACCGGGGCGGGATACCAGTCCGGCTTTCCCCGGAGGAACAGCACGATCCGGTTGCGCACGTCCTGCCCCTCGTACTCGTCGAACCCCCTGGCCGGGTCGGAAATGCCGTACCCGAGGAATACGACGGGGGCCGTGACGCTGACCGATGGGGAGTCGAAGATCGGGAGGTAGTCCGCCACCGGTCTGGCCGTGACGCGCTCGGGTCCCACGAAGAGCTGGAGGAGAGGGGGCTCGGCGATCTGCATCACCGTGACCGGCTCGGCCATGGCCCATCCCTGGGCGGCGGGCCGGGCGGACATGAGCTGGGCAAGCTGCAGTCCCAGCGCCTGGAACCGCTCCGCCACGAAGATCCCCGACCGAAGGTCGTCGGTCGTCCCGGTCTGGCGTCCGTTGAATTCGGGGCTGCTCAGCCGCTGCACGTCCGCCAGCATCCGTGCGCCGGACACCTCGTCCAGCGCGCGAGCCAGGCCGTCCGGCTCTCCCGCCTGGCTGCCCGATCCGAGGGCCGAAAAAAGGACGAGGGCGGTTCCACAGAAAATGAGCAGGGCTCGTCTCATGGTCCTTCTGTTTGTCGTACTTCGTCGAGGCGGCAGGGTATCATGCCGCCGATCAGGTGCCAAGGTGGATGGGTGCCGGCCATACTTGCGCGACGGCTCGTGATCTGCTATCTGAGTTACGATGAGTGACGACGGCCTCTATCCCGGTGTCTATAAGAGATTCTTCGAGCGCCGTGACCAGGCCAAGGGCTACGACTTCCAGCATGCCCCCCAGGGTAGCGCGGAGCCGCCCGTCGTCACCTTCGGCGAGAAGCTGCGCTGGTGGACCTGGGATCGCTGGAAGCGGATGAAAAAAATCCGGGCAGAGCGGGATCGGTGTCAGATGGAGATCATTCAACTGTCTCAGCGCTCACCACACAACAAGTAGGCCGGTCTTCAATCCTTCAGCGAGATCAGCCCCCTGAGCCTGAAGTTGAACTCGATGTTCAGGATCTGGTTCCACACCGGGCCGGTGAGAGAGGCGAGTCTGGCCCTCGTGCTGTCCTCCGGCGTGACCACCTTGCCATAGAGGAAGAACCAGTTCACGATCGGGTCGCCCGAATACTTCGGCACGATCCAGTAGCGGCGGTCCTGCAGGACGGTCTTCATCCCTTCGAAGGAAAAGGCGACCCATTCATAGCGGTTGGGCGGGGTGCGAATCTGGGCGGTCCTGACCGGCCGGCTCTTCGCCACCAGCTTGCTGGGCCCGTCGCCGCCGTCCTCATAGACCTCGACCCACAACTCGCCGGTCTCGCCGCCGAACCGGTGCAGGGCGAGCGAGAAATCCTTCAGCAGCACCGGCCGGTCCGGCTCCAGGGCCTGGGCATAGACCATGTCGCCGGTGATGTACTCCGCCGTTTCCACCATGTAGTTCCCTTCGAGGGAAAACTGGCCTCCGCCTTCCGCCTTCACCGGCTCGAACAGCCGGAGTTCGTGCGGGAACTCCAGATTCCCGAAGACCACCGGGAAGTCGAAGTCTTCCAGTTTGAGCGGGGCCTTCGGAACCGGGGGGAGCGGAGGCGGTGCCACGGCCGGCGGCGCCGGCACGGGAGGCGCGGGCACCGGCCGAGCGGCCGACTGCAAGGCGGCCGCGTAGAGCAGCTTCTGGGGCACGTTTTCCACCCGCTGGGCCTTGACCACGTCCTGGTCTTGGGAGAAGTCCGCCTCTACGCGCATGTCCAGAATCTTGGGCTCGACGTTGCCACGGCTGCGCCAGGACATGAGCCCATCCGTGTGGACCGCCTTGTTGTCCGGACCGACTTCCATCCGGATAAACCGGGTGGAGACGAACAGGTGATAGGCCTGGCTGTCGTACATCAGCCAGCCTTGGTCCGGATAATATATCTCCAGCCAGGCATGACGGCCGGCCGCCCAGCGGCTGGTCCAGCGACGGCGGCCATTGTCCTCGTCCACCTCCCAGGGCTTCTCCAACGTCCGGCCCCTTACCATCCTGGCGGGGATGCCCGCAGCGCGCAGGAGGGCGGCGGCCAGGTGGGTGTAGTTCTGGCAGTTTCCCTTGCCCTCCCGTTTCGTGTAGATCGCGTCATAGCCGGACGGGTCCAGTTGGTAGTGGAGGTGGTCCACCACCCAATGGAGAATCTTGGCGACCGCCTCATGCTCCGTCGCCGCTCCCTTCGCCAAATCGGCCGCCAGGGTTTTGATCTCCTGATCGTCCGACTGGACCTGGGCCGAAGGTTTGAGATACGGGGCGACGTCGGAGGGAATCGAGGAAGGTGCGAGGGGATAGGGGGCCGCCATGAACACCGGCGCGAACTCCACCGAGGCCTTGATGTCGTATTCGCTGACGACTTGGACCTCGCCGGCCGGTGCCTGCCAGGTCAGCTTGAGGATGCGGTTGCCGTAGGGATCGGTCTGTTCCTGCACGGAGGACGGCTTGGGCCTGGCCTGGTACCGGTAATTCGAGACCACCTGTTTGGACGTCTTCGTCGTCACGTTGGGCGGCGGGACCAGGTTGTAGGAGAACTGGTCAATCCCGCCCTGCCCGCTCGGCATCCCTATGACCGCCGTGTCCTTCACGTGAAAATTGGACGACAGCGCTCCATCAAGAACCAGCGTCCTCGTATGGGCGGGACTCAACCAGATGGTGCAGAGCAGCGCGAGAGTCAGGGCCAGCCGGATCACCATGCAAGTCCTCCGCGAGACGCAGGAGGCGACCCTAGACGGAAAGCGGATGGATGTCTGGCCAGAGGCCGTGTATCGAAGATCGCGAGCAACGTGTTAGCTCCGGTGAAACCAGAAGGCCCGGAAGCGGTAGTTGCAGGAGCGGCACTCGAAGGGGTAGATGAAAAACATCGAGTAGAAGCGGTCGCCGGAGCGCCGCTCGACTCGTACCCCGTCACGACATTGACAAATCGGGCACCGCGTCGTCAACAGGGAATGTAGGCGCGTCAGCATGCGTAGTCTCTTTTATTCCAATCGAAGCCATTTGACAAGGATAATCGGCCAATGACGACAAGGTCCTCGGTAACTCGGACGAGTGGATTTTCCCCCTTTCTCCGCGCTACACTCGCGGGGTTCGTCGGACTGAGGGGAAGATGCCTCGCCGATCCGCCGATGACCGTCCGATCGTTCGCGTCCTTCTGCCCCCGCTCGGCATCCCCGCAAGGCCATTCGGACGTGCTGGTCATGGCGGCCCAGGCGCCGGGGTGAAGCAGTTTATTATGGGCCCCAGGCGGACACGGTGCTCGTGCCGGGGATGACGCCGGTCGTGCTCGGCGGCGCGGACCAGGTTGCCCGGTTGCGGACCGCGGCGGCCGCGCCGCAGGCGGAGGGGCAGTCCATGCGCCGGCTGGCCTCTAGCAGGCTGTTGAAAAACCGTTTTGCTACCTCGGCACACAGCGCGGCGCGAGGTCGCAGACGCAATCAGAGGAAACCACAGGATGTTCAAAAAGGCCGTCCAGCGAGGCCGCAGCCAGCGAGGAGGCGAGGCGTACTCTTTTCGGTACGTTGAGCCTCTGAGCGCCGCGAGAACAAAGCTGGCGGACTTTTTCAACATCCTGCTAGAACCGCCCCGCTGTGTCCGTAGGGCTTGTGGTAAGATTCGGGCCCGGCCTGGGAGAGACCGCCAGGGAAGCTGCGAAAGGGGAGAGGGATCGTGAAGGAATGTTCGGTGCGTAACCGGGTTCGTTTGCCGCGTTTTTCCACTCCGGCCGTGTTCCTGCTGGCGGCGATCGGGTTGATCGTGGGGAGCCGCCACGCGCTCGCCGGAGAGGAGAAGGGGGCGCGGGCTTATAACGAGAAGGCCCAGGCCGAGTTGGACCTGCGGCACCTGTGGAATTTCGACAAGGACAAGCCTGGCGGCCCGCCGGCCGGATTCATAGCCTTGACGGTCGGGGCCGGCCAAGCGGGAGGTTGGACCGTGGAGGCCGATCCCCTGGCTCCCTCGGCGCCGAACCGGCTCAGCCAGACGGTCCTCTGTCCGGGCGGCTGCTACCAACTCCTCCTGGCTGAGGGGGTGACCTACGACTACGTTGATCTGACCGTCCGCCTCCGTGTCGTTTCCGGCACGCCGGCAACGACCGGGGCGACCGGCGGGGCGGTCTTCCGGGTGAAGGACGAGCGCAACTTCCACGCCGCTCTGGTGGACTTGGCGGCCCAAAGCCTGGAGGTCATCCGGGTGGTGGACGGACAGGCCACGGTGCTCGCGCACGAGCCGGTCAAGCTTCGGCCCGGCGCCTGGCATCCGTTGCGGGTGCTCCACGAGACGATCCTGAGCAAGGACCTGATGGAAATCTCCTTTGACGGGAAGATCGTCTTTTCCACTTGGGATCAAGAACGGTACGGGGGGCGGATCGGACTGGCTACGAGGGGAGACGCGGCGATCGGGTTCGACAACTTCCACGTGATCCGGCTCTACTCGCAAAAGCCCCTCTCGCCTCCGGCGGCCTATTGAGAGGGCGAACGTCGTGCTTCTCGACGCCGATCGGCTCTGCCTGCGACGGGCAGGCGCGACCGTGGTCATCGTGACCGTGGTCGGGCTGCTCGCCGGCGGGTGCCGGTCCGACAGGGTGACTCCATCCGGCTTCCTCGGGGACTACTCGGGCATGGAGCCGCTGCCCGAAGACCCCTCCATTCTCTACGCGGAAAAGCCGAACGTAGACTGGAAGGTGTACAAGAAGCTCCAGTTCGATCCGGTCACGGTCTCCTATGCGCCCGATGCCAGGAACCGCCAGATTGATCCGGCCGAGCTGAAGAAGCTGACCGACTATGCCGTGAACGCCGCAAGAGAGGCGGTGCAGGATGCTTACCCGGTGGTGCAGGAGCCGGGCCCCGACGTGCTGCTGGTGCGGGCTGCCCTGACCGACGTGATCCCGGCCAGCCCGCTGGTGAACCTGGCCACGACGGCGGCCCTCTTCGTGCCATTGGACATGGGGGGAGCCGCGATCGAGGTGGAATTCGTGGACTCCCGATCAGGGGAGCGGCTGGCGGCCCTGGTGGATCGCCGGATCGGGTTCCCCCTCCATCCGGGTGATTTCGTCCAGGGGTTTACGAAATGGGGCCATGCCAAGCGGGCCTTCGACCAGTGGGCGAGGCTGCTGCGGGAGGGTCTGGACGAAGCCCACGGGAAGAAGCCTCAATAGGCCCGCCGGTCGGCCCGCTCGGCCCAGGCGGTGAAGAGCGCCAGGCTCTCCTCCCGGAGCAGGCCCCCTCTGATCTCGATCTGACTCGCACCCAGTTGCCGCATCTGCTCGCTCGCGATGGCCAGCTCGTTGAACCCGCTCCGCCGGGCGTCCTCGATCCCGGCGCCGTACACGATCCTCGCGATGCGGGCCCAGTGGCAGGCGCTGAAACACATGGGACAGGGCTCGCAGGTCGAGTAGATCGCGCAGCCGGTCAGGTCCACGGTCTTGAGCTTCGCGCAGGCCTCCCGGATCGCCAGCACTTCCGCGTGGGCCGTGATGTCGGTCCGTTCCCACACGCCGTTGTGGGCGAGGCAGACGACCCGGCCGTCCTTGACGAGGCAGGCGCCAAAGGGCGTCTGCCCCTTTGTGATCCCCTCCAGGGCGGTCCGGATCGCGAGCCTCATATAATCTTCGTCCGTCACTCCTCCCTCCTTCCGGCCCGGCTTTCCCGGCCTTGGGCCGGGTTCGACGCTATTCTAGCTTAGACGGGAACGAATCACGATGGCGTCGGAAATTTCCCATGCGGTCGTCGCGCTGGCGATCGGCAAGGCCATTGGCAAGTCCATTGGGTGGAGGGCCGTGCCGGCCCGCTTCTGGTGGCTGTCGGTCATCTGCTCGGTATTGCCGGACGTGGACGTCCTCGGTTTCGCCCTCGGCATCGAATATGGGGATCTGCTGGGCCATCGCGGCTTGACCCATTCCCTCTGCTTCGCCCTGGTTGTGAGCCTGGCCGTCGTCCGGATGCAATTCCCGGAGGCGGCCTTGGGCTCGCAATCCTGGTGGAGGCTGATCGCGCACTTCTTTCTCGTCACGGCGTCGCACGGCTTCCTGGACGCCATGACCAACGGCGGGCTCGGGGTGGCCTTCTTCTCGCCCTTCGACAACAGCCGGTACTTTCTGCCCTGGCGGCCGGTGGAGGTCTCGCCGATCGGGTTGGCCGGGTTCTTCACGCCCCACGGCGCGCAAGTGCTGGCCAGCGAGCTGATGTGGATCTGGATTCCGGTCGGCTTGGCGGCTCTCGCGGTTGGGACCTATAGGAGGCTGGCATCCGGGCGGTTTCCATGACCGTCCCGGAATCAAGCCCGGAGAGGGGGCGGCGCGGCGGTGCCGGGAGAACCGGTGTGGTAAGATGCCGCCTGAGAGACGCCATGCCGGCGACGAATCGGTTCAAGCTGGAAGCTCCGTTTGCGCCCTGCGGGGATCAGGGCCAGGCCATCGAGAAGCTGACGTCCGGGGTGCAGGCCGGCAAACAGCACCAGGTCCTGCTGGGCGTCACCGGCTCCGGCAAGACCTTCACGATGGCCAACCTGATCGAGCGGGCGCAGAAGCCGACGCTCGTGCTGGTCCACAACAAGACCCTGGCGGGCCAGCTCTACCAGGAGTTCAGGGCCTTCTTCCCGCACAACGCGGTCGAATACTTCGTCAGCTACTACGACTACTACCAGCCGGAAGCCTACATCCCCCAGACCGACACCTACATCGCCAAGGACGCTTCGATCAACGACGCGATCGACCAGATGCGCCACTCCGCCACCCGGTCGCTGCTGGAGCGGAACGACGTCGTGATCGTGTCCTCGGTTTCCTGCATCTACGGCCTGGGCTCCCCGGAGGTCTACCACGACATGCTGCTCTATCTGGAAGAAGGGATGGAAATCCGGCGCGAGCAGATCCTGGCCAAGCTGGTGGAGATCCAGTACGCTCGGAACGACACGGACTTCCACCGGGGCACGTTCCGGGCCCGCGGGGACGTGGTCGAGATCTTTCCGGCCTCCTCCGACGCCAACTCGGTGCGGATCGAGCTGTTCGGGGACGTGGTGGACGCGATCCACGAGATTGATCCGCTCACAGGCAAGTCCCTGGCCCGGCTTCCCAAGGTGCCGATCTATCCGAACACCCACTACCTGATCGCCCCGGACCGGTACGAACGGGCGCTGAACGGGATCGAAGGAGAGCTGGACGAGCGCATCGCCTTCTTCAAGCAGCAGGGCAAGCTCCTGGAGGCGCAGCGGATCGAGCAGCGGACCAAGTTCGACCTCGAAATGATCCGGGCGATGGGCTATTGCCACGGGATCGAGAACTACTCCCGCCACCTCAGCGGCCGGGCGCCGGGCGAACCGCCGCCCACGCTGCTCGACTATTTCCCCAAGGATTTTCTGCTGATTGTGGACGAGTCCCACGCGACGATCCCCCAGGTGCAGGGGATGTACGAGGGCGACCATTCGCGCAAGAAGAGCCTGGTGGAGTACGGGTTCCGCCTGCCGTCGGCCTTCGACAACCGGCCGCTGACCTTCGCGGAGTTCGAGCGCACGATCAACCAGGTGGTCTACGTCTCGGCGACGCCGGGCTCCTATGAGCTGGAGCACGCCGGCTCGGCGGTCGTCGAGCAGATCATCCGGCCCACCGGGCTGATGGACCCGGAGATCGAGGTCCGGCCGGCAAGGGGGCAGGTGGACGACCTGCTCGCGGAGGCCCGGGCGGAGGCGGCGCGAGGGAGCCGGGTGCTCGTGACGACCTTGACCAAGCGGATGGCGGAGGACCTGACCGAGTACTTCCACGACCTGGGTGTGAAGGTCCGTTACCTCCATTCCGACATCAAGACGCTGGAGCGGGCCGAGATCGTGCGGGACCTGCGGCGCGGCGTCTTCGACGTGCTGGTGGGGATCAACCTCCTGCGAGAAGGGCTGGATCTTCCGGAGGTCTGCCTCGTGGCGATCCTGGACGCGGACAAGGAAGGCTACCTGCGCTCCCACCGGTCGCTGATCCAGACGGCGGGGCGCGCGGCGCGCAACAGCCGGGGCCGGGTGATCCTCTACGGCGACACGGTCACCGACTCCATGCGGCTGGCCATTGACGAGACGGCGCGGCGGCGGCGCATTCAGGCCGATTACAACAGGGCCCACGGCATCACGCCGGCCAGCGTGAAGAAGGGGATTCCAGAGCTGGAGTACAAGATGGCCGAGATGGATTATCTGAACCTGGAGCGGGCGGCCGAGCCGGAAGCCGCCTACGAGAGCGGGGCGACGGACAAGGTGATCCAGACGCTCGAGGAGGAGATGAAGCTCGCGGCAAGGAACCTGGAGTTCGAACGGGCGGCCGAGCTGCGGGATCGGATCCGCTCGCTCCGGCTCAAGGAACTGGAAGCATCCCGATGAAGCGTGAAGAAAGACGGGGTCTTACGAACGACGCTTCACGAGCGACGAACGACGAGACTGCGTCAGGCCTGTTTATAGAGGTAGATGCCCAGGAAGATGCCGAGAAAGGTGAGGATGTTCATTTTCACCGTGAATCCGACGGTGAGTTTGAGCAGGACGAGGTCGATGGTCAGCGGCGGATTGATACCCGGCGTGATGGCCGTCGAGAACAGGTTCTGGATGGCGCCAGACGGGGCCATCACCCGGAGGGTTTCTCCCAGGACCCCGCCGAGCAGCCCGCCCAGCACGATGAAGAGGAGCAGGACCCAGGGGGATTTTTTCATCAGCGCAACTCCCGGCTGAGAGACCGTAGGGTAAATTGCGAGGTACCTTATCGAAAGCCTCCTGCCAAGTCAAGAAAAGCCGTGCGACGGTGTCGCTCCCGCCGCGTCGGGGCGATGGCGGTTAGACGTCGAAATGGCTGCGACGGCGCTCGGCTTGGAGGCGGAAGATGAAGCTGATGAGCCGTTCCCGATCTTCATCGCCGATGGCGGTGAACCTGGCCCCGACCAGATGGGAGGACTTGTCGCGCGTAATCGGCGCGATGCGGACGACCTTCGCGGTCGCGTGAATGGACTGGGTGTCGGGCAGGACAAGCCTGAGATCCAGCGAGTCGTCGGGGTTGAATTGCCGCGTGGTCACGAAACCGATGCCCCCGCCGCTGATGTTCACCTCGGCGGGACTCGGCTCACCAGCCGGCTCTCCCGTCAATCGGTAGTGCAGGGGGAGCACCACGCTGATGCGGAAGTGCTCTCGCTTCTCGGGGGGCTGATCCTGTGCGGGGTCGAGTTCCATAGCCGGTCCCGTCGCCGTGATTGCGCGGGTACTGTGGCATAGATTCTCCTTTCCGGCAATGAAAAACCGGGTCCCGTGCATCCGCTTGCCTCGGCCTTGGCGCGGTTGACTTTTCGGCCCCCCTCCGTTAAACTGCGCGGTGCTCTTCTCGCCGGATTCCTGTGACAATTAGCCCAGTTTTCCGAGCGGTTACGTATGCTTGAGGCGCTCAGCCAGAA from Nitrospirota bacterium includes:
- a CDS encoding TolC family protein, which encodes MLLTSAAALLWLTLPSAGAWSATPSEPAVTREAISINDAVLRALQYNLDITISRQTKESRLTDIIFEQAKFDPTLSLNGQYNRQVAPLNRPVFGLTGADLTKLQSFDQNQASMTVDLTQNLLTGANYDLNFNPSRTFVAGPTQFLFNPGYQSGLAFTLTQPLLRNFGTDINKTFIHIAQNNAKVEENVFLDRVLTVISTVEQNFWELVFVNENLKVAQAALKAAEELLASNRAKAKAGVMAIVDVLQAEAAVASRIEQVLIAEKAIHDQEDQLRRLLNPSDEELRKDLHLVPIDQPVRTLEPISLEEALDIALERRPEVLQASKNIETSDLNVKFAKNQLLPNLSFQGTSGLAGLGKETADMLGRNFGGDFYNYGAGLVFSYPLGNRSAWSQYNKRQLEARNAKASLTSVRQQVVVSVREAVRRVQTDFKRIETTRSARIMAEKQLQAEQERLNVGLSTTRFVLDFQRDLATARGNELRAVVDYNKSLSNLARTKATTLDRYSIVLQ
- a CDS encoding M28 family peptidase, coding for MRRALLIFCGTALVLFSALGSGSQAGEPDGLARALDEVSGARMLADVQRLSSPEFNGRQTGTTDDLRSGIFVAERFQALGLQLAQLMSARPAAQGWAMAEPVTVMQIAEPPLLQLFVGPERVTARPVADYLPIFDSPSVSVTAPVVFLGYGISDPARGFDEYEGQDVRNRIVLFLRGKPDWYPAPVSNADKERTAREKGAVAFLLVTGPIMNAYEARRGMSTAPMGSYTGLDGERPLPGAWLTPALAERFFSGRTSPLRNRQEQLNRSRVPQSGPTGVLARLAWDASPVQGILYNFLALKPGQDPVCSQDTIIVGAHRDHFGRQGGVLFPGADDNASGTSVLLEVARAFRDLKPKRSVLFVSFSGEEQGLLGSRLYVARPARPLAGTIAMINVDHAGIGNGRLTVGVTGLAKETATQAGQMAGLSDRLDLFGFFPGGDHVPFKEAGVPTVTVVSGGPHPHFHQPSDTAETVKPEILQTAARYVLALAWLLANAD
- a CDS encoding transglutaminase family protein, producing MVIRLALTLALLCTIWLSPAHTRTLVLDGALSSNFHVKDTAVIGMPSGQGGIDQFSYNLVPPPNVTTKTSKQVVSNYRYQARPKPSSVQEQTDPYGNRILKLTWQAPAGEVQVVSEYDIKASVEFAPVFMAAPYPLAPSSIPSDVAPYLKPSAQVQSDDQEIKTLAADLAKGAATEHEAVAKILHWVVDHLHYQLDPSGYDAIYTKREGKGNCQNYTHLAAALLRAAGIPARMVRGRTLEKPWEVDEDNGRRRWTSRWAAGRHAWLEIYYPDQGWLMYDSQAYHLFVSTRFIRMEVGPDNKAVHTDGLMSWRSRGNVEPKILDMRVEADFSQDQDVVKAQRVENVPQKLLYAAALQSAARPVPAPPVPAPPAVAPPPLPPVPKAPLKLEDFDFPVVFGNLEFPHELRLFEPVKAEGGGQFSLEGNYMVETAEYITGDMVYAQALEPDRPVLLKDFSLALHRFGGETGELWVEVYEDGGDGPSKLVAKSRPVRTAQIRTPPNRYEWVAFSFEGMKTVLQDRRYWIVPKYSGDPIVNWFFLYGKVVTPEDSTRARLASLTGPVWNQILNIEFNFRLRGLISLKD
- a CDS encoding DUF3313 domain-containing protein; amino-acid sequence: MLLDADRLCLRRAGATVVIVTVVGLLAGGCRSDRVTPSGFLGDYSGMEPLPEDPSILYAEKPNVDWKVYKKLQFDPVTVSYAPDARNRQIDPAELKKLTDYAVNAAREAVQDAYPVVQEPGPDVLLVRAALTDVIPASPLVNLATTAALFVPLDMGGAAIEVEFVDSRSGERLAALVDRRIGFPLHPGDFVQGFTKWGHAKRAFDQWARLLREGLDEAHGKKPQ
- a CDS encoding nucleoside deaminase encodes the protein MTDEDYMRLAIRTALEGITKGQTPFGACLVKDGRVVCLAHNGVWERTDITAHAEVLAIREACAKLKTVDLTGCAIYSTCEPCPMCFSACHWARIARIVYGAGIEDARRSGFNELAIASEQMRQLGASQIEIRGGLLREESLALFTAWAERADRRAY
- a CDS encoding metal-dependent hydrolase; this translates as MASEISHAVVALAIGKAIGKSIGWRAVPARFWWLSVICSVLPDVDVLGFALGIEYGDLLGHRGLTHSLCFALVVSLAVVRMQFPEAALGSQSWWRLIAHFFLVTASHGFLDAMTNGGLGVAFFSPFDNSRYFLPWRPVEVSPIGLAGFFTPHGAQVLASELMWIWIPVGLAALAVGTYRRLASGRFP
- the uvrB gene encoding excinuclease ABC subunit UvrB — encoded protein: MPATNRFKLEAPFAPCGDQGQAIEKLTSGVQAGKQHQVLLGVTGSGKTFTMANLIERAQKPTLVLVHNKTLAGQLYQEFRAFFPHNAVEYFVSYYDYYQPEAYIPQTDTYIAKDASINDAIDQMRHSATRSLLERNDVVIVSSVSCIYGLGSPEVYHDMLLYLEEGMEIRREQILAKLVEIQYARNDTDFHRGTFRARGDVVEIFPASSDANSVRIELFGDVVDAIHEIDPLTGKSLARLPKVPIYPNTHYLIAPDRYERALNGIEGELDERIAFFKQQGKLLEAQRIEQRTKFDLEMIRAMGYCHGIENYSRHLSGRAPGEPPPTLLDYFPKDFLLIVDESHATIPQVQGMYEGDHSRKKSLVEYGFRLPSAFDNRPLTFAEFERTINQVVYVSATPGSYELEHAGSAVVEQIIRPTGLMDPEIEVRPARGQVDDLLAEARAEAARGSRVLVTTLTKRMAEDLTEYFHDLGVKVRYLHSDIKTLERAEIVRDLRRGVFDVLVGINLLREGLDLPEVCLVAILDADKEGYLRSHRSLIQTAGRAARNSRGRVILYGDTVTDSMRLAIDETARRRRIQADYNRAHGITPASVKKGIPELEYKMAEMDYLNLERAAEPEAAYESGATDKVIQTLEEEMKLAARNLEFERAAELRDRIRSLRLKELEASR
- a CDS encoding DUF4321 domain-containing protein → MKKSPWVLLLFIVLGGLLGGVLGETLRVMAPSGAIQNLFSTAITPGINPPLTIDLVLLKLTVGFTVKMNILTFLGIFLGIYLYKQA
- a CDS encoding PilZ domain-containing protein encodes the protein MELDPAQDQPPEKREHFRISVVLPLHYRLTGEPAGEPSPAEVNISGGGIGFVTTRQFNPDDSLDLRLVLPDTQSIHATAKVVRIAPITRDKSSHLVGARFTAIGDEDRERLISFIFRLQAERRRSHFDV